TTGTCATTGCTAGAATCTCTGGATCATTTTTGTATGGTTTAGCCTACACAGAACAGAAAGCATAATATGcaagtttagatttttttttttgttccatttccATCCTTTGGGTAATTTCTCTATATATTCAGAGAAGCGGGAgggaattggggggggggggggaatgtgaaggaaaaagaaaaaaatacctcctGAGAATCAAATGGATTTATTCCAGACTTCATGAGCATGTTTGCTAAGaccaaatattttaagcaaGTGGTTCTTCTGGGGCTCCCTGATTCATCATAATTCTTGAATGCTTCAAAAAAATCAGTATGTGCCTTTTCAAACTCTCCTTCTCTTAAGTGCATTTTGCCTCCacattctgaaaagaaaacacagatgaaaaGGAACACTGTGTGCTTGTAGCTGACTACAATAATTGTACTCAAGTTCCACGCTATTTCTAAATAGATTactgaaacattttcagaagtcaTTTGGCTCTCTGAAATCACTAGGAAAAAACAGCATTAGGGCCCTAGCATACAGCACTGCCACTTGAATAAACGCATtcccaagaagaaaaaacaaaacccaacctaCACCATAAAACTTAAAGAATGCTAATCCTCAGAGTCAATAATTATGTCACCATTATgttaaaatactgcaaaaactGAGATAAATTCTATCTCCATTTCAGTGgcattttcatgtatttatgGAATTTTCCCTATCTGTTGAGCAAAACcgcacaaaaaaagagaaatactaTGGATATCTGTTTATTTCTGAAGTACCCACTGCTGTCTGATTGCCTGGCATAACAGTGTTCTaagaaagctgggttttttccaagaCATACAGCTTGTTTCCACTACAATTCATTATTGcagataataaataatattttcaagcACATCTTAAAGCCCTTTGGTTCCTGCTGAGTTTTAGCAAGGTGAGACACAAATTTATAAAAGGGGACTGCAGGAACAGCAGTCCCTTCTGCTAGCAGTCCTGTCAAGCCTTTGTTTTTATCCCCTGCAGATGCCTTTGCCTTCATCTTTTGCTGCCTGCCATGGTGCCAAACAGCAAATctgcctcttctcttcctcttgctTCTCTCCTAAATTATTTAGCCAATTGTCCTGCCCTTCTGACCACTGTCTCTGGTACTTGGGCACCAAAACTGCAGAGCTGAAGTCCTGCAAGAGGAAAACTATGAGACTGAATCTACAGAAGCCTCTGTCTTTATAGttagaactgggaaaaaaaccactggtTATCAGTTTTTCATGGAACAAATCTCTGCAAcagaagacaaatgaaaaattcaagATGAACTTGCCTCTGATAACTCCCATGATCAGTGGATGAGGAATGGCTGACTTGATGTGCAATGACTGTTCATATAGTGCTTTaagttttttgttatttttctgtgctgtataCATTTGAATTTCCAAAGCATAGATTTCCAACAGTTGAGTACCTTTTTTTAGATCATCTTCCCCATCATCAGTCTAGGACAGATTAAGTAATAAATACTGTGAAATTTTAAGAGAACAGCAATTTCAGTTTTACACTAGTAAAACATTGATAAACAAATACTCTCAGTAATTTCCTGTCAGAAACAAGAATATTCCCAAAACTCTGAAATTCTGATGTAACTAGTAACAGAAAGCATAGTACTCAAAGAACTTACCACAGGCTATATTTTGAAGCccttcatttaaaatgttagtatttgtaattaaatgtttttctctttaaccCTTATTCTTTTCCGCTTTCCTTAAACCACACTCTTAGTATATAAATACGACTGACacaaatgcatatatatatatatctataggTAACACATATGACTCTTCTGCTGCCTCTAACAGAACCATTTCCCAGAAATTTGTAACCTATTTTCATactgaaggaggaaaagtgTCACAAACACAGCAGACTGCAtggctaatttattttttccccttccagatGGGAAAGTAACAGCTGTACTTTTAGTTTTGAATAACAGCTGTACTTTTAGTTTTGAAAAGAGCTCACTTGGAATCCttgctacattttaaaataaaagtctaTGTATTTCAGATTATTGATATGTGATTCCCATCCTTGCACCTGAAGAGAAACCCGAACAGCAGttgtgaataattttttaaaactcatctTTAAGGAAGGAATAAAGCACTTAGCATTTTTTGTTCATGTTATCAAGCAGATAACAAATAAAATCAGGCACAGTAATTCTTCTCTCTGTACTAAAGCTCAGCAAAATGCCTCAAAGGCCAACAACAGATGTATTAGAAAAACTAAATTAATGCATCAATGTTGTTTACTAAGCCACAGTGATTTAGAATGTAAAGGTACCTGGCATGACTGATGCAGCTGACGCAAAATCTTTTGTAACTTTCCATACTCTTCTCGTTCTAAATATAATTTGCCAAGCTGTAATGAAAAGATAGTTAAAATACTGAGGTCTATTAAAATTTCAcaattataatttagaagaattAGCTGAAGAtgtcaaagaaaagcaaaacatagGAAGTTATATATTTTACCTTTGTGTTTGTCTTAAACCACAATCTATCATTCTTAGCATCTTTCAGAGCTTCAAGTGTTGTTTCATAGAATTCCTGAAGCAAATCCATCTGAcataaaaaatcagaattctATAATTGTAAACAGCAAATTTGTACCTGTTAATAAAGTCAGTCTGAACAAACTAAAAGTGCATGCTTGAACTTCAAAATAAGAAAGGTATCTGCATCTCACTTAATGTTTGCATTTAAACTGCAAACAGCTCCTCAAGTAACCAAACTAAGTACACTATCTTTTCTTATATGAAACagatataattaaaaaatattcacattttaaGGTTTGTACCCatctgtgaaaaatgaaagcCACCTTATAAAACCCATCTTATATAACCAGGGAACAGAACACTGATGTTGTGTAACAAACACAGGCACTATTGTTCCCacttaaaagaataaaaataatttacatatcaaaaagaaaatacactttacaaagagaggaaaatggtCAAAGGAAAAGATGCCTTCTTTCTGGACTAGCAATGCTGAGTGGAAGAAAGCTCTTGAGCACATCAAACTGGTTCTTTgcataaaaccccaaaatacaaCAGCTGAAACGGATATCAAAGTGCTGAGTGTTACCTTTTACAAGGGTTCTTCAAAGAATGCATTAGTATTGTCCATGGCCACTGCTCCTTTGGGGGTACCAAATCTGTGACTATACATCAAGTTAAGATTCCCAGACTGTCCCTCCAGGTCTGGCTCAGCTACAAACCACTCACTGAGCTCTGCCATGAAGAGACAGGCTAAGACAATCCTTTAGGCCCAGCATCCAACTTCCACTTCTAAGAGTGGCAGGACAGGGAGAACTGTGATAATGACCAAGGACTCAGCACTAAAGACGAGTGACTATCCATATGAAGGTGCTGCTTTCAGGTGGTCAGTGAGGGGAGCTTCCTACTCTCTCAAAATCCTCTACAACAACACAAACCAaaaggagctgggctgtgtaTCCATGGACATGTACCTCACTTACACAGTGCACTGGACAGGCAGTATTTCACACCAACACTTCACTGCAAAGattcccctctcccctcaaattaaaaagcaaaacaaaacaaacagaaagaaaggaaaaaaaaaaaaaaaaaaaaaaccaaacaacaaaacaccacacaaaaacccccaccccacactgtttaattaaaaattatatttgagaGGGCACTTACATTGTGTAGCTAtgcaaaaaaaacaaccaaacttCTTATTTATTAATACAGAAATTCCAGGTAAATATTGCCAAGAAATGACAAGTTCATGAAGATTTATATGTGTTAACAGAATCCACAACATgtgggaaatatatttttacctATGACAGCAAATGAATACTCTGAATTCCTCTATTAAGatcaaaaaagcccaaactaaacacaaaaaaatctccatagttaaaaattcaaaactgaaaattatgaTGATGAAAGAACTGATGATCCAACCTGCTTGGAAGTAGAGATATAATCGAGAATAGAATTGATGGATTTTTCAGAGTAATTCCTTGTAACTGCACTCCGTATGTAGGTCAATAGCTGTTTATATCTATTCATCATTTCAGGAAAGTTAgtctaaaaggaaaaacaaaatcacattataatttttgttttaaatattaaaactgaGATATCTTGCAAGTGTAtgtacagaaaaagaaagcataaaGAAAGACAATGCAGTACTGGCTGCTATTAAAACTTTTGTATCACCACTTTATATGTAACCTCCAGAATCAGAAATAACTCCAGGACTACATAGAAcacaaatttaaatatttagctCAGTGAAGAAAACAGAGCTGGCCAAACAACTCTTTGGAATGGTTGCATACACAGCATATAAATTTTTCACCGTTTTGTCCTGGTGCAGTACACACAGAGCATCATGACCACTTTCAGTGGTGTGACACTCAGCACAGCAAGGACTGAGCCTCACACCTTCCTGTTGTACCAGCTGACTACAGCAGCTATTTTGCATCCATTTTGCCTTTCATTTGCAAGCACCACATCATTTCCCTGCCATATCTGCAGTAGCCATTAAAGGCTGCAAAAGACAAGCTCTGGTAGATTTAGTTGTCATAGCCATAAATAATAACTTAAGATCTCTAGATCAAAAACGTATTTATGCCATTTACTCCCAAGTGATAGCTGTAATTCCTACcaatttaaagtttattttaatcatCTGTTTCAGAGCTTTGAATCCCCATTCTCCCTTTTCGCCTTCGAGCtccaaaacctgaaaaagaatttttaaaacaatatttataAAAGCTTTAttcaaatttaaattctttaaaacagACACATCCCATACATGCCCTTCCCTCCCACTTTGTTCCTTACAGAGTCACGTTTGACTCTGCCTTGTTCTtcaattttattctttcctgGTATTATCGAAAAAGTGACAGTGTATCTCATCAGTTTTCACAACTTAGCTGATGTAAGGAGGGTGAATGTGTTTGTTGCTGTTGTCTAACAGCAAACACTTTCATTCCAAACACTAAATTTTAACACCAGTCCATAAATCATATGCAAAAATAGTTGTAACACCTCCTGCAAAACTGAGTCAACAAAATTTTGACTAAATTAAGTTAAAAAGCTCTTCTGAATTAGTACGGTTCCTTTACAAAGGAGAAACGCTTCTAGGTTTTAATGTTTACATAGCTAAGGaaatgttttgtaaataaaaactaaattagagttatttttaagaagtcatgtatataattttattatatgcTAAAAATGAGCCAAAAGATGCAATAATctatcttttcttttaaaagctgcaCCTAGTATACGGCTCTCTCATAGCTATGtgcaaacattaaaaatttaaaactgagaTGAAAAGAAACTCTGTGTCACTTAGTACTTGTACATTTAAAGCTTTGGAAGCAGATAGCAAAACAAATATAATGTTACAT
This region of Hirundo rustica isolate bHirRus1 chromosome 13, bHirRus1.pri.v3, whole genome shotgun sequence genomic DNA includes:
- the COPS2 gene encoding COP9 signalosome complex subunit 2 isoform X2, with the translated sequence MSDMEDDFMCDDEEDYDLEYSEDSNSEPNVDLENQYYNSKALKEDDPKAALSSFQKVLELEGEKGEWGFKALKQMIKINFKLTNFPEMMNRYKQLLTYIRSAVTRNYSEKSINSILDYISTSKQMDLLQEFYETTLEALKDAKNDRLWFKTNTKLGKLYLEREEYGKLQKILRQLHQSCQTDDGEDDLKKGTQLLEIYALEIQMYTAQKNNKKLKALYEQSLHIKSAIPHPLIMGVIRECGGKMHLREGEFEKAHTDFFEAFKNYDESGSPRRTTCLKYLVLANMLMKSGINPFDSQEAKPYKNDPEILAMTNLVSAYQNNDITEFEKILKTNHSNIMDDPFIREHIEELLRNIRTQVLIKLIKPYTRIHIPFISKELNIDVADVESLLVQCILDNTIHGRIDQVNQLLELDHQKRGGARYTALDKWTNQLNSLNQAVVSKLA
- the COPS2 gene encoding COP9 signalosome complex subunit 2 isoform X1 — encoded protein: MSDMEDDFMCDDEEDYDLEYSEDSNSEPNVDLENQYYNSKALKEDDPKAALSSFQKVLELEGEKGEWGFKALKQMIKINFKLTNFPEMMNRYKQLLTYIRSAVTRNYSEKSINSILDYISTSKQNSDFLCQMDLLQEFYETTLEALKDAKNDRLWFKTNTKLGKLYLEREEYGKLQKILRQLHQSCQTDDGEDDLKKGTQLLEIYALEIQMYTAQKNNKKLKALYEQSLHIKSAIPHPLIMGVIRECGGKMHLREGEFEKAHTDFFEAFKNYDESGSPRRTTCLKYLVLANMLMKSGINPFDSQEAKPYKNDPEILAMTNLVSAYQNNDITEFEKILKTNHSNIMDDPFIREHIEELLRNIRTQVLIKLIKPYTRIHIPFISKELNIDVADVESLLVQCILDNTIHGRIDQVNQLLELDHQKRGGARYTALDKWTNQLNSLNQAVVSKLA